The Streptomyces sp. P9-A4 genome contains a region encoding:
- a CDS encoding MMPL family transporter translates to MAAIARWCIRHRLVAVLLWLVALGGVGTAAVVAGSAYSNDYEVPGTESGRATALLDQGFHGLGGDSDTIVWHTDRGSVRADAVERRMTTMLDKVAGLPGIAAVTSPYGDTRGQVSEDGHTAYATVTFDEQSDDIPHEQARALVDTAKAAADEAGGLSVELGGSAVALTEAPGGHIAEVVGVAVAAAVLFLAFGSLAASVLPIATALVSVGIAYSGIVLLGHLMTVADFAPMLGMLVGLGVGIDYALFIVTRHRRGLKRGLSVAEAAETAVATTGRAVVFAGATVCIALLGMLILRLSFLNGVAIAASLTVVLTVAASVTLLPSLLSLIGMRALSRRERRALAEHGPQPELPTGFAARWSAFVERHPKLLGVVAAVVMGVLALPTLSLHLGTSDQGNNPATATTRKAYDLLAEGFGPGVNGPLTLVAGLDGADDRLALDRLPAALSATHGVASVSPVTYNSSGDTAVLTVVPESAPQSKATSELVDRLRQDVLPKAEDGTSLEVHVGGVTASYDDFAEIIIGKLPLFVGVVIALGCLLLLLAFRSIGIPLKAAAMNVAAVAAAFGVVVAIFQWGWGSELLGLGSAGPIEPFLPVIMVSVLFGLSMDYQVFLVSRMYEEWLETGDNRRAVRVGLAETSRVINSAAVIMISVFLAFVLSGDRVIAMFGIALAAAVALDAFVLRTLLVPALMHLLGGANWWLPRWLDRLLPRISIEPPECREAADARGKIPAQRVTVQAVEERDENVRDIAG, encoded by the coding sequence TTGGCCGCCATCGCACGGTGGTGCATCAGGCACCGCCTCGTCGCCGTACTGCTCTGGCTCGTCGCCCTCGGCGGGGTCGGCACCGCCGCCGTCGTCGCGGGCAGCGCGTACTCCAACGACTACGAGGTCCCCGGCACCGAGTCCGGCCGTGCCACCGCCCTCCTCGACCAGGGCTTCCACGGCCTCGGCGGCGACAGCGACACCATCGTCTGGCACACCGACCGGGGCAGCGTCCGCGCCGACGCCGTCGAGCGGCGGATGACCACGATGCTCGACAAGGTCGCCGGCCTGCCCGGCATCGCCGCCGTCACCTCGCCCTACGGGGACACCCGGGGCCAGGTCAGCGAGGACGGGCACACCGCCTACGCCACCGTCACCTTCGACGAGCAGTCCGACGACATCCCGCACGAGCAGGCCCGCGCACTGGTGGACACGGCGAAGGCGGCGGCCGACGAGGCCGGCGGCCTCTCCGTCGAGCTGGGCGGCAGCGCCGTCGCCCTCACCGAGGCCCCCGGCGGGCACATCGCGGAAGTCGTCGGCGTCGCCGTCGCCGCCGCCGTCCTCTTCCTCGCCTTCGGCTCCCTCGCCGCCTCCGTGCTCCCCATCGCGACCGCGCTCGTCAGCGTCGGCATCGCCTACTCGGGGATCGTGCTCCTCGGGCACCTGATGACCGTCGCCGACTTCGCCCCCATGCTCGGCATGCTGGTGGGCCTGGGCGTCGGCATCGACTACGCCCTCTTCATCGTCACCCGGCACCGCAGAGGCCTGAAACGCGGGCTCTCCGTCGCCGAGGCCGCCGAGACCGCCGTCGCCACCACCGGCCGCGCGGTGGTCTTCGCCGGGGCCACCGTCTGCATCGCCCTCCTCGGCATGCTGATCCTGCGGCTCAGCTTCCTCAACGGCGTCGCCATCGCCGCCTCCCTCACCGTGGTCCTCACGGTCGCCGCCTCCGTCACCCTCCTGCCGTCGCTGCTCTCCCTCATCGGGATGCGGGCACTGTCCCGGCGCGAACGCCGGGCGCTCGCCGAGCACGGGCCGCAGCCCGAGCTGCCCACCGGCTTCGCCGCCCGCTGGTCGGCCTTCGTCGAGCGGCACCCCAAGCTTCTCGGCGTCGTCGCCGCCGTCGTCATGGGCGTCCTCGCGCTGCCGACGCTCTCGCTCCACCTCGGCACCTCCGACCAGGGCAACAACCCGGCCACCGCGACCACGCGGAAGGCGTACGACCTGCTCGCCGAGGGCTTCGGCCCCGGCGTCAACGGCCCCCTCACCCTGGTCGCCGGGCTCGACGGCGCCGACGACCGGCTCGCCCTCGACCGGCTGCCGGCCGCGCTCTCCGCCACCCACGGGGTCGCGTCCGTCTCCCCGGTCACCTACAACAGCTCCGGCGACACCGCCGTACTCACCGTCGTCCCCGAGTCCGCGCCGCAGTCCAAGGCCACCAGCGAGCTCGTCGACCGGCTCCGCCAGGACGTCCTGCCGAAGGCCGAGGACGGCACCTCCCTGGAGGTCCACGTCGGCGGGGTCACCGCCTCGTACGACGACTTCGCCGAGATCATCATCGGCAAGCTGCCGCTCTTCGTCGGCGTCGTCATCGCCCTGGGCTGTCTGCTGCTCCTGCTGGCCTTCCGCTCGATCGGCATCCCGCTGAAGGCCGCCGCCATGAACGTCGCGGCCGTCGCCGCCGCCTTCGGCGTCGTCGTGGCGATCTTCCAGTGGGGCTGGGGGAGCGAACTCCTCGGGCTCGGCAGCGCGGGACCGATCGAACCCTTCCTCCCGGTGATCATGGTCTCCGTCCTCTTCGGACTCTCCATGGACTACCAGGTCTTCCTGGTCAGCCGGATGTACGAGGAGTGGCTGGAGACCGGTGACAACCGGCGGGCGGTACGGGTCGGCCTGGCGGAGACCAGCCGGGTGATCAACTCCGCGGCCGTGATCATGATCTCGGTCTTCCTCGCCTTCGTGCTCTCCGGCGACCGGGTGATCGCCATGTTCGGCATCGCGCTCGCCGCGGCCGTCGCCCTCGACGCCTTCGTCCTGCGGACCCTGCTCGTCCCCGCCCTGATGCATCTGCTCGGCGGGGCGAACTGGTGGCTGCCCCGGTGGCTCGACCGTCTGCTGCCCCGGATCAGCATCGAACCGCCCGAGTGCCGCGAGGCGGCCGACGCGCGTGGGAAAATACCGGCACAGCGTGTGACGGTTCAGGCTGTGGAGGAGAGGGACGAGAATGTTCGCGATATCGCTGGGTGA
- a CDS encoding phosphocholine-specific phospholipase C, producing MSSEMSRRRLFALGGGALGVAAAGSLLPPSLQAAMAAEPPAGGMSAVRHVVILMQENRSFDHYFGTLRGVRGFGDRNAIELPSGKPVFEQPAALGRTVLPFPIRGAAETQQKDLQYIGALDHSWSGGGKAWHGGWMDGWVSAKTAATMAYYDRRDIPLHYELADTFTVCDAYHSSVHTSTSPNRNHLWSGWTGFEADGSRAVTNAAYDEDTHPGYGWSTYAERLEAAGRSWKTYTEWENFTDNNIEFFTSFKKIARKALAATGGHTFMESFYAAVRDTEDLTERARLLGLLEEGVAGLTAAERSLFERGLRRVESGTLADAFRADVAAGTLPEVSYLVPSAIDSEHPGSSSPIASASLVYKVLDALGAHPDVWRHTVVLINYDENDGFFDHVPPPVPPADNTDERWKGQPTGLGIRVPLLVVSPWSVGGYVCSETFDHTSVIRFLEKLTGIDEPNITPWRRAVTGDLTSAFDFHRTRRQPPVERPGPIPPFTGRWRPQPPAVQRMPEQEPGVRPARPLPYQPDASATTGAGAVTVALGNKGKASAHFALYPYAGEFAVPQHQDVRGTGEWTVPVPGDHYRFTITGPNGFRREFEGPATGGAELASRIDHHDRDLHLTVRNTGRAPVTFTVAPLGYVDEDDLADWTRTVTVKPGRTRTVVHSAADAHGWYDIEVTAPGGFRRRLMGHIENGRPSVSG from the coding sequence TTGTCTTCCGAGATGTCCCGCAGAAGGCTCTTCGCTCTGGGCGGAGGCGCCCTCGGCGTCGCCGCCGCCGGCTCGTTGCTGCCGCCGTCGTTGCAGGCCGCGATGGCCGCGGAGCCCCCGGCCGGAGGGATGTCGGCGGTCCGGCACGTGGTGATCCTGATGCAGGAGAACCGTTCCTTCGACCACTACTTCGGCACCCTCCGCGGCGTCCGCGGATTCGGCGACCGCAATGCCATCGAGCTGCCCTCCGGCAAGCCGGTGTTCGAGCAGCCCGCCGCGCTCGGCCGGACCGTGCTGCCCTTCCCGATCCGCGGCGCCGCCGAGACCCAGCAGAAGGACCTCCAGTACATCGGGGCCCTCGACCACTCCTGGAGCGGCGGCGGGAAGGCCTGGCACGGCGGCTGGATGGACGGCTGGGTCTCGGCCAAGACCGCCGCGACCATGGCGTACTACGACCGCCGGGACATCCCCCTGCACTACGAGCTCGCCGACACCTTCACCGTCTGCGACGCCTACCACTCGTCCGTCCACACCTCGACGAGCCCCAACCGCAACCACCTCTGGTCCGGCTGGACCGGCTTCGAGGCCGACGGCAGCCGCGCCGTCACCAACGCCGCCTACGACGAGGACACCCACCCCGGCTACGGCTGGTCCACCTACGCCGAGCGGCTCGAAGCCGCCGGGCGCAGCTGGAAGACGTACACCGAGTGGGAGAACTTCACCGACAACAACATCGAGTTCTTCACCAGCTTCAAGAAGATCGCCCGCAAGGCCCTCGCCGCCACCGGCGGGCACACCTTCATGGAGTCCTTCTACGCCGCCGTCCGCGACACCGAGGACCTCACGGAGCGCGCACGCCTCCTCGGTCTCCTGGAGGAGGGCGTCGCCGGACTCACCGCCGCCGAGCGCTCCCTCTTCGAGCGCGGTCTGCGCCGCGTCGAGAGCGGCACCCTCGCCGACGCCTTCCGCGCCGACGTCGCCGCCGGCACCCTCCCCGAGGTCTCCTACCTGGTGCCCTCCGCGATCGACTCCGAGCACCCCGGCTCCTCCTCGCCGATCGCCTCCGCGAGCCTCGTCTACAAGGTGCTCGACGCCCTCGGCGCGCACCCGGACGTCTGGCGCCACACCGTCGTCCTGATCAACTACGACGAGAACGACGGCTTCTTCGACCACGTGCCGCCGCCGGTGCCGCCGGCCGACAACACGGACGAGCGCTGGAAGGGCCAGCCCACCGGCCTCGGCATCCGGGTCCCGCTGCTCGTCGTCTCCCCCTGGTCGGTCGGCGGCTACGTCTGCTCCGAGACCTTCGACCACACCTCCGTGATCCGCTTCCTGGAGAAGCTGACCGGCATCGACGAGCCCAACATCACCCCCTGGCGCCGGGCCGTCACCGGAGACCTCACCTCCGCCTTCGACTTCCACCGGACCCGCCGCCAGCCGCCCGTCGAGCGGCCCGGCCCGATCCCGCCCTTCACCGGCCGCTGGCGACCGCAGCCCCCGGCCGTGCAGCGGATGCCGGAGCAGGAGCCCGGGGTCCGCCCCGCGCGCCCGCTGCCGTACCAGCCGGACGCCTCCGCGACGACCGGAGCGGGTGCCGTGACCGTCGCGCTCGGCAACAAGGGGAAGGCGAGCGCGCACTTCGCCCTCTACCCGTACGCGGGCGAGTTCGCCGTTCCGCAGCACCAGGACGTCAGGGGTACGGGGGAGTGGACCGTCCCCGTCCCGGGTGATCATTACCGCTTCACGATCACCGGCCCCAACGGCTTCCGCCGCGAGTTCGAGGGCCCCGCGACGGGCGGCGCCGAGCTGGCCTCCCGTATCGACCATCATGACCGTGACCTGCACCTCACCGTGCGGAACACCGGCCGGGCCCCGGTGACCTTCACCGTCGCGCCGCTCGGATACGTCGACGAGGACGACCTGGCCGACTGGACCCGGACCGTCACCGTGAAGCCCGGCAGGACCCGTACCGTCGTGCACTCGGCCGCCGACGCGCACGGCTGGTACGACATCGAGGTGACCGCGCCCGGCGGCTTCCGCCGCCGCCTCATGGGCCACATCGAGAACGGTCGCCCCAGCGTCTCCGGATGA
- a CDS encoding helix-turn-helix domain-containing protein, giving the protein MQRGTNSRKKVPSWEVVGALVALYRKHAGLTQPQLATQACVALETLGSIEQGRRALRLGLAGELDGILNTGGALGVAVGKAPKKERYPAFVQEFIELEAQALSLCSYQNGVVPGLLQTAEYARAVFDCLYPPITAQEAEDRMLDRLDRQGIFEQTPWPPMMSFLLNESILEQPIGGREVLRGQILHLREMAELPFLALQIIPKSRTKHAGLAGPMVLVETPDHEHVAYIEGQRVSFLIDDPDEVGILQAKYGMLRSQALTPEDTMGLLERLAGVT; this is encoded by the coding sequence ATGCAACGCGGTACGAACTCCAGGAAGAAGGTCCCGTCATGGGAAGTGGTCGGCGCCCTGGTGGCGCTCTACCGGAAGCACGCGGGGCTGACCCAGCCGCAGTTGGCCACGCAGGCGTGCGTGGCGCTGGAGACGCTGGGTTCGATCGAGCAGGGGCGCCGGGCGCTTCGGCTGGGGCTCGCGGGTGAGCTGGACGGCATCCTGAACACCGGCGGCGCGCTGGGGGTGGCGGTCGGGAAGGCGCCGAAGAAGGAGCGGTACCCGGCGTTCGTCCAGGAGTTCATCGAGCTGGAGGCACAGGCGCTCAGTCTCTGCTCGTACCAGAACGGGGTGGTCCCGGGTCTGCTCCAGACCGCGGAATACGCCCGCGCGGTCTTCGACTGCCTGTATCCGCCGATCACCGCGCAGGAAGCGGAGGACCGGATGCTCGACCGGCTCGACCGTCAGGGGATCTTCGAGCAGACGCCGTGGCCGCCGATGATGTCCTTCCTCCTGAACGAATCGATCCTGGAGCAGCCCATCGGCGGACGTGAAGTGCTTCGGGGGCAGATCCTCCATCTGCGCGAGATGGCAGAACTCCCCTTCCTCGCCCTCCAGATCATCCCGAAGTCGCGAACGAAGCACGCGGGACTCGCCGGGCCCATGGTGCTCGTGGAAACACCCGACCACGAGCACGTCGCCTACATCGAGGGGCAGCGGGTGAGCTTCCTCATCGACGACCCCGACGAGGTCGGCATCCTCCAGGCCAAGTATGGAATGCTGCGGTCACAGGCCCTGACGCCCGAGGACACCATGGGCCTGCTGGAACGTCTGGCAGGAGTGACATGA
- a CDS encoding DUF397 domain-containing protein: MSAAALSWFKSSYSSDEGGDCLEVAYDWRKSSYSGSEGGDCVEVAAHPAAVHVRDSKLADGSPVFTVSPAAWSEFTCWKSR, encoded by the coding sequence ATGAGCGCAGCAGCACTTTCGTGGTTCAAGTCCAGCTACAGCAGCGACGAGGGCGGCGACTGCCTCGAAGTCGCCTACGACTGGCGCAAGTCGAGCTACAGCGGCAGCGAGGGCGGCGACTGCGTCGAGGTGGCCGCCCACCCCGCCGCCGTCCACGTCCGGGACTCCAAGCTCGCCGACGGAAGCCCCGTGTTCACCGTCTCCCCCGCCGCCTGGAGCGAGTTCACATGCTGGAAGAGTCGCTGA
- a CDS encoding tetratricopeptide repeat protein, translating to MSVEQHVTAHSGYAYGVIGADIHVYGDDSPVYLLQNWRRAPATDPEWLRELPSRMLNSRFEVVPFTGRDAELAGLRAWRDEGPRLAVRWMHAPGGQGKTRLAARFADSTQDEGRSAEALAAAEEAVSLRERLYAEHPDPHREDLAQTLSNLGICLEAAGRRSEGRAATRRAVELYRAACEANPAAYTLDLARVLNNLGRFLALDGRWEEALARVVEGIALAERSAADNPPAYGTLLGHLRRTRDGCLRMLDRPAAR from the coding sequence GTGAGCGTCGAGCAGCACGTCACGGCGCACTCCGGGTACGCGTACGGCGTCATCGGCGCCGACATCCACGTCTACGGCGACGACTCGCCCGTCTATCTGCTGCAGAACTGGCGCCGGGCGCCCGCCACCGATCCGGAGTGGCTGCGGGAGTTACCGAGCCGGATGCTCAACTCCCGTTTCGAGGTCGTGCCGTTCACGGGCCGGGACGCCGAGCTGGCCGGGCTGCGCGCCTGGCGGGACGAGGGGCCCCGGCTCGCCGTCCGCTGGATGCACGCGCCCGGCGGGCAGGGCAAGACGCGCCTCGCCGCCCGGTTCGCCGACTCGACCCAGGACGAGGGCCGCTCGGCCGAGGCCCTGGCCGCAGCCGAGGAAGCCGTCTCGCTCCGCGAGCGGCTGTACGCCGAACACCCGGACCCGCACCGCGAGGATCTGGCCCAGACGCTCTCGAACCTGGGCATATGCCTGGAAGCGGCCGGCCGACGCTCCGAGGGCCGCGCCGCGACCCGGCGCGCCGTGGAGCTGTACCGCGCCGCGTGCGAAGCGAACCCCGCCGCGTACACCTTGGACCTGGCCCGGGTCCTCAACAACCTCGGCCGCTTCCTCGCGCTCGACGGGCGCTGGGAGGAGGCACTCGCGCGGGTCGTCGAGGGGATCGCCCTGGCGGAACGGTCCGCCGCCGACAACCCGCCCGCGTACGGGACGCTCCTCGGGCACCTGCGCCGCACCAGGGACGGCTGTCTGCGCATGCTGGACCGTCCGGCGGCGCGTTGA
- a CDS encoding protein kinase domain-containing protein, which produces MSNTEHHIGPDSTPDRYRLLRSIGRGGEAVLYLAEIELAGGTEPVVVKVLDSKTTITPEVFERISQKWNEQAELLRFVHRPGVVGVREHFQGPPIHRPGESGTITGRALVLVMNHVDGLDLRDWRAERTLTTPGERREVMRTLAQLADVLDWLHSGKATPSGRMVVHGDLSPGNVMVDEHGQATLVDFGLSKLTADHETAEVWFTPGYAAPEIFEGKRTPGTDRYAFGAIAYFLLSGQSPPPAPEQLVGALGALPQIAGLPEEQRERVLSIAAADADRRPLSLSAWVKDVRHGVVSTTTSRPATVADAVPAAPPVAPVVAPSAAPPVPPSAAPEKPATPPPPATPPPAAATPPVAQPVTPPAPSPVAPQHIASARPAEARPTAEPPTVATPGFGPPAPPSASSGAATTAPPAPEPRRRGKAPLIGAVAGVLVVAVLAVIGVQLLGDKDDKGGKGDEGKGGTPSATVTTEPSAEPTTEEPTTDAPSDTATADPEESASPTDDPGTVPDAPTADLTTLASVSEPDRFSVGTAKIDTKEYGAALIGDCYNGAYVEYDLNREWSWFDFTAGIDDGSNIESARVIVSVDDQPALFNETVDLGKPIKKTLKIEGALRLRLKVEETCTDEGSGVIAAPVLRR; this is translated from the coding sequence TTGAGCAACACGGAACATCACATCGGCCCCGACTCCACGCCCGACCGGTACCGGCTCCTGCGGTCCATCGGGCGGGGTGGCGAGGCCGTGCTCTATCTCGCGGAGATCGAGCTGGCCGGCGGCACCGAGCCGGTCGTCGTCAAGGTCCTCGACTCCAAGACGACGATCACGCCCGAGGTCTTCGAGCGGATCAGCCAGAAGTGGAACGAGCAGGCCGAGCTGCTGCGCTTCGTCCACCGGCCCGGTGTCGTCGGCGTGCGCGAGCACTTCCAGGGGCCGCCGATCCACCGGCCCGGCGAGTCCGGGACGATCACCGGCCGGGCCCTGGTGCTCGTCATGAACCACGTCGACGGACTCGACCTGCGCGACTGGCGGGCCGAACGCACCCTGACCACGCCCGGCGAGCGGCGCGAGGTCATGCGGACCCTGGCACAGCTCGCCGACGTCCTCGACTGGCTGCACTCCGGAAAGGCCACCCCGTCCGGGCGCATGGTCGTCCACGGCGACCTGTCGCCGGGCAACGTCATGGTCGACGAACACGGCCAGGCCACGCTCGTCGACTTCGGCCTGAGCAAGCTGACGGCGGACCACGAGACCGCCGAGGTGTGGTTCACCCCCGGCTACGCGGCCCCGGAGATCTTCGAGGGCAAGCGCACCCCGGGCACCGACCGCTACGCCTTCGGCGCCATCGCGTACTTCCTGCTCAGCGGCCAGTCCCCGCCCCCCGCCCCCGAACAGCTGGTGGGCGCGCTCGGCGCGCTGCCGCAGATCGCGGGGCTGCCGGAGGAGCAGCGGGAACGGGTGCTGAGCATCGCCGCGGCCGACGCGGACCGGCGCCCGCTCTCCCTGTCGGCCTGGGTGAAGGACGTACGGCACGGGGTGGTGTCCACGACGACCTCCCGGCCGGCGACGGTCGCGGACGCGGTACCGGCCGCGCCGCCGGTCGCGCCAGTGGTCGCACCGTCGGCCGCCCCGCCCGTCCCGCCGTCGGCCGCGCCGGAGAAGCCCGCGACGCCGCCACCGCCCGCGACACCACCGCCGGCCGCCGCGACCCCGCCGGTGGCCCAGCCGGTGACCCCGCCGGCGCCCTCTCCCGTGGCCCCGCAGCACATCGCGAGCGCGCGGCCCGCAGAAGCGCGGCCGACCGCCGAGCCGCCCACCGTCGCCACACCCGGCTTCGGACCGCCGGCGCCTCCCTCGGCGTCCTCCGGGGCCGCGACCACGGCTCCCCCGGCACCCGAGCCGCGCCGCCGCGGCAAGGCCCCGCTCATCGGGGCCGTGGCAGGGGTCCTGGTGGTCGCCGTCCTCGCGGTGATCGGCGTCCAGCTGCTCGGCGACAAGGACGACAAGGGCGGCAAGGGCGACGAGGGCAAGGGCGGCACGCCCTCCGCCACCGTCACCACGGAGCCCTCGGCCGAGCCCACCACCGAGGAGCCGACGACCGACGCGCCTTCCGACACGGCGACCGCCGACCCTGAGGAGTCGGCGAGCCCGACCGACGACCCCGGGACCGTGCCGGACGCGCCCACCGCCGACCTGACCACGCTCGCCTCCGTCAGCGAACCCGACAGGTTCAGCGTCGGCACCGCGAAGATCGACACCAAGGAGTACGGAGCCGCCCTCATCGGCGACTGCTACAACGGCGCCTACGTCGAGTACGACCTCAACCGCGAGTGGTCGTGGTTCGACTTCACCGCCGGCATCGACGACGGATCGAACATCGAGTCCGCCCGCGTCATCGTCTCCGTGGACGACCAGCCCGCCCTCTTCAACGAGACCGTCGACCTGGGCAAGCCGATCAAGAAGACGCTGAAGATCGAAGGGGCGCTGCGGCTGCGCCTCAAGGTCGAGGAGACCTGCACCGACGAGGGCAGCGGGGTCATCGCGGCCCCGGTCCTGCGCCGCTGA
- a CDS encoding ATP-binding protein: MSDQLPLYREAFYRRERRSVPLARDFARKALADWGLDARTDDVLVCVSELATNALLHGVPPGRGYRLHLYLERPGPLRVEVHDSGDGTPAVRRGPADESGRGLLLVEALADRWGVGERNPGKIVWCEFARTAL, from the coding sequence ATGAGCGACCAACTCCCCCTGTACCGCGAGGCCTTCTACCGCCGCGAACGCCGGTCCGTCCCCCTCGCCCGCGACTTCGCCCGCAAGGCGCTCGCCGACTGGGGACTGGACGCGCGTACGGACGACGTGCTGGTGTGCGTGAGCGAACTCGCGACCAACGCCCTCCTGCACGGCGTCCCGCCCGGCCGGGGGTACCGCCTCCACCTCTACCTGGAGCGCCCCGGCCCCCTCCGTGTCGAGGTCCACGACAGCGGCGACGGCACCCCGGCCGTGCGGCGCGGACCGGCCGACGAGTCCGGCCGTGGGCTGCTCCTCGTCGAGGCGCTGGCCGACCGCTGGGGGGTGGGGGAGCGGAACCCGGGCAAGATCGTATGGTGCGAGTTCGCCCGCACCGCCTTGTGA
- a CDS encoding GNAT family N-acetyltransferase, which produces MFAISLGDDGAELRPLEPFHAEEFLAHMDRGREFIGQHVALPDFVADLDSVGSYLRSYAEKAASDTGRLYGIWTDGTLVGGVLFRTFDTTDGTAEAGCWLEPSAAGKGLITRACRVIIDWAIEERGIHRVEWHASTKNEPSVAVARRLGMTKEGVLRENYPYRGVRTDTEVWAVLAPEWRAAKAEGS; this is translated from the coding sequence ATGTTCGCGATATCGCTGGGTGACGACGGTGCCGAGCTGAGGCCCCTGGAGCCCTTCCACGCGGAGGAGTTCCTCGCCCACATGGACCGGGGCCGGGAGTTCATCGGGCAGCACGTCGCCCTGCCGGACTTCGTCGCGGACCTGGACTCCGTCGGCTCCTACCTCCGCTCGTACGCCGAGAAGGCCGCGAGCGACACCGGGCGCCTCTACGGCATCTGGACCGACGGCACCCTCGTCGGCGGCGTCCTCTTCCGTACCTTCGACACGACGGACGGGACCGCCGAGGCGGGCTGCTGGCTGGAGCCCTCCGCCGCCGGGAAGGGTCTGATCACCCGGGCCTGCCGGGTCATCATCGACTGGGCCATCGAGGAGCGCGGCATCCACCGCGTCGAGTGGCACGCCTCCACGAAGAACGAGCCCAGCGTCGCCGTCGCCCGCCGCCTCGGGATGACCAAGGAGGGCGTCCTGCGGGAGAACTACCCGTACCGGGGCGTCCGTACCGACACGGAGGTCTGGGCGGTCCTCGCCCCCGAGTGGCGCGCGGCGAAGGCCGAGGGGTCTTAA